The Bos taurus isolate L1 Dominette 01449 registration number 42190680 breed Hereford chromosome 18, ARS-UCD2.0, whole genome shotgun sequence genome has a window encoding:
- the LOC790009 gene encoding zinc finger protein 211: MAAASLPVPPQGSVTFEDVAVYFSWNEWCLLDEVQIRLYLDVMLENFALVCMLGSCHGVQHAETCSEQNVFAEGASQISTLRAELSPENTQPCKICVPVLRDILHLAEEQGTNREQKEYTCGTCGKQFYFTANVQQHTGVKFCQCHMGRSAYLKSCTIHAARNVSTNMEIGNDFLANMGIQKQATNTRMPRNNSKEYDAVFHSGKSHQSWGEDKIVSNPTDILVQDEEALTGEGFCEFSKFREACIQRNSLIQHEEVRARERSYECSHSGKFFAHKSGFLAGQRFNSGGTLYACPECGKSFSQRRYLRIHRKIHTGEKPYKCKECGKSFIQKGRLIDHQRVHTGERPYECSECGKSFVALRGLQYHQRVHSGERPYGCSECGKSFIAKSDLHYHQRVHSGERPYECSECGKCYIDKRGLQYHQRVHSGERPYECSECGKCFIFSSGLRYHQRVHSGERPYQCSECGKSFIVKRGLQNHQSVHSGERPYECIECGKCFIDRSRLHRHQRVHSGEKPYECRECGKCFTDRSGLHRHQRVHTSERA; this comes from the exons ATGGCGGCGGCTTCGCTGCCGGTGCCACCTCAG GGCAGTGTGACCTTTGAGGATGTGGCCGTGTACTTCTCCTGGAATGAATGGTGTCTTCTGGATGAGGTTCAAATACGCCTGTACCTTGATGTCATGCTGGAGAACTTCGCACTTGTGTGCATGCTGG GTTCTTGTCATGGAGTCCAGCATGCAGAGACATGTTCTGAACAGAATGTATTTGCAGAGGGAGCATCACAGATTAGTACTCTCAGGGCAGAATTGTCTCCTGAGAATACCCAGCCCTGTAAGATATGTGTCCCAGTCTTGAGAGACATTTTACATTTAGCTGAAGAGCAAGGAACAAATAGGGAGCAGAAAGAATACACGTGTGGGACATGTGGGAAACAATTCTATTTTACTGCCAATGTTCAGCAGCACACTGGAGTGAAATTCTGCCAGTGTCATATGGGAAGATCTGCATATTTGAAAAGCTGTACGATCCATGCAGCAAGGAATGTGTCTACCAACATGGAGATTGGGAATGACTTCCTGGCCAACATGGGAATTCAGAAACAAGCCACTAATACCAGGATGCCACGAAACAACAGTAAGGAGTATGATGCTGTTTTTCACAGTGGAAAAAGTCATCAGAGCTGGGGAGAAGACAAGATAGTCTCCAACCCCACAGACATACTTGTTCAGGATGAAGAAGCCCTCACTGGTGAAGGATTTTGTGAGTTCAGCAAATTTAGGGAAGCCTGCATCCAAAGAAATAGCCTTATTCAGCACGAGGAAGTTCGTGCCAGAGAAAGGTCTTATGAATGCAGCCATTCTGGAAAATTTTTTGCCCACAAATCTGGCTTCCTTGCAGGTCAGAGATTTAACTCTGGAGGAACACTATATGCCTGTCCTGAATGTGGAAAGTCATTTAGCCAAAGGAGGTACCTCAGAATCCATAGAAAAAtccacactggagaaaagccttataaatgtaaggaatgtggTAAATCTTTCATCCAAAAGGGGCGGTTAATTGACCATCAGAGAGTTCACACTGGCGAACGGCCTTATGAGTGCAGTGAATGTGGAAAGTCTTTTGTTGCTCTCCGTGGCCTCCAGTATCATCAGAGAGTTCACAGTGGTGAGAGGCCCTATgggtgcagtgaatgtgggaaatcttttATCGCTAAATCTGACCTCCATTATCATCAGCGAGTTCATTCTGGAGAAAGGCCTTATgaatgcagtgaatgtgggaaatgtTACATTGATAAGAGAGGTCTTCAGTATCATCAGAGAGTTCACAGTGGAGAAAGGCCCTAtgagtgcagtgaatgtgggaaatgttttattttttcaagtggtCTCCGGTACCATCAGAGAGTTCACAGCGGAGAAAGGCCCTAtcagtgcagtgaatgtgggaaatcttttATTGTTAAGAGAGGCCTCCAGAATCATCAGAGTGTTCACAGTGGAGAAAGACCTTATGAGTGCATTGAATGTGGAAAATGTTTTATTGACAGGTCACGTCTTCATCGGCATCAGAGGGTTCACAGTGGAGAAAAGCCTTATGAGTGCAGAGAATGTGGGAAATGTTTTACTGATAGGTCAGGCCTTCATCGtcatcagagagttcacactTCTGAAAGGGCTTAA